In a single window of the Saccharothrix australiensis genome:
- a CDS encoding aminodeoxychorismate lyase, whose amino-acid sequence MRVLALLDGTLADPDEPLIRIDDLGLVRGDGVFETILVVDGRPRELEPHLDRLDRSAAMLDLPAPDRAAFGRAIDRVLGAWTGGREFALKLVHTRGVEGGDGTPTGFALGVEVPPKAVAQRADGLAAVTLERGVEPGLAERAPWLLLGAKTLSYAVNMAALREAERRGASEVVFTTSDGSVLEGPTSTLIAVRGRRLTTPPATLGILPGTTQAALFRAAERAGWAVEVAPVAVDELYDADGVLLVSSVRRITRVHTLDGKTLPDSRDLHARLVELYESEY is encoded by the coding sequence ATGCGTGTGCTCGCACTACTGGACGGAACCCTCGCCGATCCCGACGAACCCCTCATCCGGATCGACGACCTGGGCCTCGTGCGCGGCGACGGCGTCTTCGAGACGATCCTCGTCGTCGACGGCCGGCCCAGGGAACTGGAGCCCCACCTGGACCGGCTGGACCGCTCGGCGGCCATGCTGGACCTGCCCGCGCCGGACCGCGCCGCGTTCGGGCGGGCGATCGACCGGGTGCTGGGCGCCTGGACCGGCGGACGGGAGTTCGCCCTCAAGCTCGTCCACACGCGGGGCGTGGAGGGTGGTGACGGCACGCCCACCGGGTTCGCGCTCGGGGTGGAGGTCCCGCCGAAGGCGGTCGCCCAGCGCGCCGACGGCCTCGCGGCGGTGACCCTGGAGCGCGGTGTCGAGCCGGGCCTGGCCGAGCGCGCGCCGTGGCTGCTGCTGGGCGCGAAGACGCTGTCGTACGCGGTCAACATGGCGGCCCTGCGGGAGGCCGAGCGGCGCGGCGCGTCCGAGGTCGTGTTCACGACGTCGGACGGCTCGGTGCTGGAGGGCCCGACGTCGACGCTGATCGCGGTGCGCGGCCGCCGGCTGACCACGCCGCCCGCGACCCTCGGCATCCTGCCCGGCACCACGCAGGCCGCGCTGTTCCGGGCCGCCGAGCGCGCCGGGTGGGCGGTGGAGGTCGCCCCGGTCGCGGTGGACGAGCTGTACGACGCGGACGGCGTGCTGCTGGTGTCCAGCGTCCGCAGGATCACGCGCGTGCACACGTTGGACGGGAAGACGCTGCCCGACTCCAGGGACCTGCACGCGCGGCTCGTCGAGCTGTACGAGTCGGAGTACTGA
- a CDS encoding Fur family transcriptional regulator, which yields MDTASGPKALRKTLHDRGMRMTPQRQLVLDAVRELGHATPEQICRRVRVTAPTVNITTIYRTLDLLDRLGMVRHTHLGHGAPTYSVDEHEHVHLVCHRCGHIDEAPCEALTHLGGTLRADYGFELDASHLALSGTCRDCLKENS from the coding sequence GTGGACACCGCTAGCGGCCCGAAGGCCCTGCGCAAGACACTGCACGACCGCGGCATGCGGATGACGCCCCAGCGCCAGCTCGTGCTGGACGCGGTGCGCGAACTCGGCCACGCCACCCCGGAGCAGATCTGCCGCCGGGTGCGCGTCACCGCGCCGACCGTGAACATCACGACGATCTACCGGACGCTGGACCTGCTGGACCGGCTCGGCATGGTGCGGCACACCCACCTGGGTCACGGCGCGCCTACCTACTCGGTGGACGAGCACGAGCACGTGCACCTGGTGTGCCACCGGTGCGGGCACATCGACGAGGCGCCGTGCGAGGCGCTGACGCACCTCGGCGGAACACTGAGGGCCGACTACGGGTTCGAACTGGACGCAAGCCACCTCGCGCTGTCCGGCACCTGCCGAGACTGCTTGAAGGAGAACTCGTGA
- a CDS encoding YgfZ/GcvT domain-containing protein has protein sequence MTSPLLSVPGAVAPFEGAVDQGVPWHFGDPFAEQRSAARSVAVFDRSHRAVLAVPGDDRLTWLHSLTSQHFEALGEDRGTEALVLDVQGRVEHHAVAANVGGAVYLDTEAATAPALLSYLTKMVFWSKVEPRDATAELAVLSAVGPEVAGLLARLGVPVPDGSGVAALPGGGFVRRMPWPGHDAADLVVPRGSLVEWWGRLTDGGARPAGSWAFEALRVEALRPRLGVDTDERTIPHEVNWIGSAVHLDKGCYRGQETVSKVHNVGRPPRRMLLLHLDGSREVQPETGDPVLVGDRVVGRVGSVALHHELGPIALALVKRSVPVETELLVGAEDRVVQAAVDPDSVPPDTPGLGREAARNLGR, from the coding sequence GTGACGTCACCGCTGCTGTCCGTGCCCGGAGCTGTCGCCCCGTTCGAGGGCGCCGTCGACCAGGGCGTGCCCTGGCACTTCGGCGACCCGTTCGCGGAACAACGGTCGGCGGCGCGGTCGGTCGCGGTGTTCGACCGGTCCCACCGGGCCGTGCTGGCGGTGCCCGGCGACGACCGGCTCACCTGGCTGCACTCGCTGACCAGCCAGCACTTCGAGGCGCTCGGCGAGGACCGCGGCACCGAGGCGCTGGTCCTGGACGTGCAGGGGCGGGTCGAGCACCACGCCGTGGCGGCGAACGTCGGCGGCGCGGTTTACCTCGACACCGAGGCGGCGACCGCGCCCGCGCTGCTCTCGTACCTGACCAAGATGGTGTTCTGGTCGAAGGTCGAGCCGCGGGACGCGACGGCCGAGCTGGCCGTCCTGTCCGCGGTCGGGCCGGAGGTCGCCGGGCTGCTCGCCCGGCTGGGGGTGCCGGTGCCGGACGGGTCGGGCGTGGCGGCGCTGCCCGGCGGCGGTTTCGTCCGGCGGATGCCGTGGCCCGGCCACGACGCGGCCGACCTGGTGGTGCCCCGGGGGTCGCTGGTCGAGTGGTGGGGCCGGCTCACCGACGGCGGCGCGCGACCGGCGGGCAGCTGGGCGTTCGAGGCGCTGCGCGTCGAGGCGCTGCGGCCCCGGCTGGGCGTGGACACCGACGAGCGGACCATCCCGCACGAGGTGAACTGGATCGGTTCGGCCGTCCACCTGGACAAGGGCTGCTACCGGGGCCAGGAGACGGTGTCGAAGGTGCACAACGTCGGCCGCCCGCCCCGGCGGATGCTGCTGCTGCACCTGGACGGCTCGCGCGAGGTCCAGCCGGAGACCGGCGACCCGGTGCTCGTCGGCGACCGCGTGGTGGGCCGCGTCGGCTCGGTCGCGCTGCACCACGAGCTGGGGCCGATCGCGCTGGCGCTGGTCAAGCGGTCGGTGCCGGTGGAGACCGAACTGCTGGTCGGCGCCGAGGACCGGGTCGTGCAGGCGGCCGTCGACCCCGACTCCGTGCCGCCGGACACCCCCGGCCTCGGGCGGGAGGCAGCCCGCAACCTCGGGCGGTAG
- a CDS encoding 3-keto-5-aminohexanoate cleavage protein, with protein MPRPGSHGTLLTVAPTGAEHAKADVPQLPVTLDELVATAQACEQVGAAMVHVHIRGEDTRPTLDLGRLRDTVQALREQTSLVVQLSTGGAVTDPEADRLRVLDALPDSASCTMGTVNFGDDVFLNRWEFVVALHKGMQERGIAPEYEIFDLGQLASLRRLLDRHGLPAGGKVHVDLVMGVPGGMPGDAETLVAALRLLPDGASFSATGIGRTSLPVLLAALSTGGHLRVGLEDTLSYAKGQPVRDNAQLVARAAGLAKIAQRPPLSPDEARELLGVRGPVQV; from the coding sequence ATGCCCCGACCCGGTTCCCACGGCACGCTGCTCACCGTCGCCCCCACCGGGGCCGAGCACGCCAAGGCCGACGTGCCGCAGCTGCCCGTCACCCTCGACGAGCTGGTCGCCACCGCGCAGGCGTGCGAGCAGGTCGGTGCGGCGATGGTCCACGTCCACATCCGGGGCGAGGACACCCGGCCGACGCTCGACCTCGGCCGGCTCAGGGACACCGTGCAGGCGCTGCGGGAGCAGACGTCGCTCGTCGTCCAGCTGTCCACGGGCGGCGCGGTGACCGACCCGGAGGCGGACCGGCTGCGCGTGCTGGACGCGCTGCCCGACTCGGCCTCCTGCACGATGGGCACGGTGAACTTCGGCGACGACGTCTTCCTGAACCGCTGGGAGTTCGTGGTCGCCCTGCACAAGGGGATGCAGGAACGCGGGATCGCGCCCGAGTACGAGATCTTCGACCTCGGCCAGCTCGCCTCGCTGCGCAGGCTGCTGGACCGGCACGGCCTGCCCGCGGGCGGGAAGGTGCACGTCGACCTGGTGATGGGGGTGCCGGGCGGCATGCCGGGTGACGCGGAGACGCTGGTCGCGGCGCTGCGCCTGCTGCCGGACGGCGCGTCGTTCTCGGCCACCGGCATCGGCCGGACGTCCCTGCCCGTGCTGCTGGCGGCGCTGAGCACCGGCGGTCACCTGCGGGTCGGCCTGGAGGACACCCTCAGCTACGCCAAGGGTCAGCCGGTGCGCGACAACGCGCAGCTGGTCGCCCGCGCGGCGGGTCTGGCGAAGATCGCCCAACGGCCGCCGCTGTCCCCGGACGAGGCGCGCGAGCTGCTCGGCGTGCGCGGTCCGGTACAGGTTTGA
- a CDS encoding aerial mycelium formation protein encodes MIEVRPGGRRRIDRVLAPDYAEGVERLSLAEVRALRDEAAQEETDLSYLRRLLHARIDIVRAEQARRTDGGSAVVDQLATILASNAVGPATGLGRYQTQEPSRAEAHRRHVEALVSDVDLSDVSALSDDKLDLALRTFVNEEASVSGRRREVQVVVDRLNAEIADRYQNGRASVDELLAAERGWPTNPGRAKD; translated from the coding sequence GTGATCGAGGTGCGTCCTGGCGGGCGCCGCCGAATCGACCGGGTGCTCGCCCCCGACTACGCGGAGGGGGTCGAGCGGCTGTCGCTCGCCGAGGTGCGCGCGCTGCGCGACGAGGCGGCGCAGGAGGAGACCGACCTGTCGTACCTCCGGCGGCTGCTGCACGCGCGGATCGACATCGTGCGGGCCGAGCAGGCGCGGCGCACCGACGGCGGTTCGGCGGTGGTGGACCAGCTGGCGACGATCCTGGCGTCGAACGCGGTGGGTCCGGCGACCGGGCTGGGCCGGTACCAGACGCAGGAGCCGTCGCGGGCGGAGGCGCACCGGCGGCACGTCGAGGCGCTGGTGTCGGACGTGGACCTGTCAGACGTGAGCGCGTTGTCGGACGACAAGCTGGACCTGGCGCTGCGGACGTTCGTGAACGAGGAGGCGTCCGTGTCGGGGCGGCGGCGCGAGGTGCAGGTCGTGGTGGACCGGTTGAACGCGGAGATCGCGGACCGGTACCAGAACGGCCGGGCTTCGGTGGACGAGCTGCTGGCGGCGGAGCGCGGGTGGCCCACGAACCCCGGTCGGGCGAAGGACTGA
- a CDS encoding MFS transporter — protein MGYRWVVLAVGALAQGTNAAVFLGLPAITPHLREHFDLTLPEVGLLLGAVNLGTMLALVPWGAVADRRGERLVMALGGVGAASCLALAALDGPVVAGLALVGVGLFGASVNAASGRAVMTWFPAGRRGLAMGIRQTATPLGAALTAAVLPVVAVAAGVPAAFLALAGVTAFVAVAVAVLVREPPGAPRTRHRHGVVLSDRRLIRLSAAGGLLVVPQFTAAALLVELLHRRGVPVGVAAGLFATAQVLGGLGRLGVGVWSDRVRDRVGPLKALSVVIAAGFAVCAVLDGAPVWLSAAVLVPTTALALCWNGLAVTAAAELAPEGSSGTALGMQNTASYLGATITPAVAGWVAVSLGWPAALLLAAAGATAARLLLGPTSARGDLTGQPAGTEPTTAEPTSTEPTSTEPTTGQPTTDKPN, from the coding sequence ATGGGGTACCGCTGGGTGGTCCTGGCCGTGGGCGCGCTGGCGCAGGGCACGAACGCGGCGGTGTTCCTCGGGCTCCCCGCGATCACCCCGCACCTGCGCGAGCACTTCGACCTGACGCTGCCCGAGGTCGGGTTGCTGCTGGGCGCGGTCAACCTGGGCACGATGCTCGCCCTCGTCCCGTGGGGCGCTGTCGCCGACCGCCGGGGCGAACGCCTCGTGATGGCGCTCGGTGGCGTGGGTGCGGCGTCGTGCCTGGCGTTGGCGGCCTTGGACGGCCCGGTTGTCGCCGGGCTGGCGCTGGTGGGTGTCGGCCTGTTCGGGGCGAGCGTCAACGCGGCGAGCGGTCGCGCCGTGATGACGTGGTTCCCGGCGGGTCGTCGCGGCCTGGCGATGGGCATCCGCCAGACCGCGACGCCACTCGGCGCGGCGCTGACGGCCGCGGTGCTGCCGGTGGTGGCGGTCGCGGCGGGCGTGCCGGCGGCGTTCCTGGCGCTGGCGGGGGTCACGGCCTTCGTGGCGGTGGCGGTGGCGGTCCTGGTGCGGGAACCACCGGGCGCGCCCCGCACCCGGCACCGCCACGGCGTGGTCCTGTCCGATCGCAGGCTGATCCGCCTCAGCGCGGCCGGCGGGCTGCTGGTGGTACCCCAGTTCACCGCCGCCGCGCTGCTGGTGGAACTCCTGCACCGGCGCGGCGTGCCGGTGGGCGTCGCGGCGGGCCTGTTCGCGACCGCCCAGGTGCTGGGCGGTCTGGGCAGGCTCGGCGTGGGCGTGTGGTCGGACCGGGTGCGCGACCGGGTGGGCCCGCTGAAGGCCCTGAGCGTGGTCATCGCGGCGGGGTTCGCCGTGTGCGCGGTCCTCGATGGGGCTCCGGTGTGGCTGTCGGCGGCGGTGCTGGTGCCGACGACGGCGCTGGCGCTGTGCTGGAACGGCCTGGCCGTGACGGCCGCCGCCGAACTCGCGCCGGAGGGCAGCAGCGGCACGGCGCTGGGCATGCAGAACACGGCGAGCTACCTCGGCGCGACCATCACCCCGGCCGTGGCGGGGTGGGTGGCGGTGAGCCTCGGGTGGCCGGCGGCACTGCTCCTGGCCGCCGCCGGCGCGACGGCGGCCCGCCTCCTGCTCGGCCCCACCTCCGCCAGGGGCGACCTGACCGGGCAACCGGCCGGCACCGAGCCGACCACCGCCGAGCCGACCAGCACCGAGCCGACCAGCACCGAGCCGACCACAGGGCAACCGACCACCGACAAGCCGAACTGA
- a CDS encoding DUF3073 domain-containing protein, with product MGRGRAKAKQTKVARELKYSSHNTDFDALQRELSGDSDGGRRSSDDRYDDPSDDEYDDYRR from the coding sequence ATGGGGCGCGGCCGAGCGAAGGCCAAGCAGACGAAGGTGGCGAGGGAGCTGAAGTACAGCTCTCACAACACCGACTTTGACGCCTTGCAACGCGAGCTGTCCGGCGATTCCGACGGTGGCCGTCGTAGTAGCGATGATCGCTACGACGACCCGTCGGACGACGAGTACGACGACTACCGTCGCTGA
- a CDS encoding NADH:flavin oxidoreductase/NADH oxidase, which translates to MSALFSPLTLRSVTLPNRITVSPMCQYSARDGFPDDWHLVHLGSRAVGGAGLVLSEATAVQAVGRISPDDTGLWDDAHVEAWRPITAFIRANGSVPGVQLGHAGRKASTYAPFESRHGGVPDEEGGWTPVAPSAVPFSGTYRTPVELDEAGIAGVVADFAAAARRAVAAGFEVVEVHAAHGYLVHEFLSPLSNRRTDGYGGSLENRTRLAREVTAAVREAVGEDVPVLVRVSATDWVEGGWTDEDAVVLARDLAALGADLIDVSTGGNVPKAEIPVGPGYQVPFAETVRRKADVPVGAVGLITEARQAERIVADGSADLVLLARELLRDPYWPRRAAKELGAQIAPPRQYARAF; encoded by the coding sequence GTGAGTGCGCTGTTCAGCCCGTTGACCCTCCGCTCGGTCACGCTCCCGAACCGGATCACGGTCAGCCCGATGTGCCAGTACTCCGCTCGTGACGGCTTCCCCGACGACTGGCACCTCGTCCACCTGGGTTCGCGCGCGGTGGGGGGCGCCGGCCTGGTGCTGTCGGAGGCGACCGCGGTGCAGGCGGTCGGGCGGATCTCGCCCGACGACACCGGGCTGTGGGACGACGCCCACGTCGAGGCGTGGCGGCCGATCACCGCCTTCATCCGGGCCAACGGTTCCGTGCCCGGTGTGCAATTGGGCCACGCCGGCCGCAAGGCGTCCACGTACGCGCCGTTCGAGTCGCGGCACGGCGGCGTGCCCGACGAGGAGGGCGGCTGGACCCCGGTCGCGCCGAGCGCCGTGCCGTTCAGCGGGACGTACCGGACGCCGGTCGAGCTGGACGAGGCGGGCATCGCGGGTGTCGTGGCGGACTTCGCCGCCGCGGCGCGCAGGGCCGTCGCCGCCGGCTTCGAGGTCGTCGAGGTGCACGCCGCCCACGGCTACCTGGTGCACGAGTTCCTGTCGCCGCTGAGCAACCGGCGGACCGACGGGTACGGCGGCTCGCTGGAGAACCGGACCAGGCTCGCGCGGGAGGTGACGGCCGCGGTCCGCGAGGCGGTCGGCGAGGACGTGCCGGTGCTGGTGCGCGTGTCCGCCACCGACTGGGTCGAGGGCGGCTGGACCGACGAGGACGCCGTCGTGCTGGCGCGCGACCTCGCCGCACTGGGCGCGGACCTGATCGACGTGTCGACCGGGGGCAACGTGCCCAAGGCGGAGATCCCGGTCGGCCCCGGCTACCAGGTGCCGTTCGCGGAGACCGTGCGCCGGAAGGCCGACGTGCCCGTCGGGGCGGTCGGCCTGATCACCGAGGCCCGGCAGGCGGAGCGCATCGTCGCCGACGGCTCGGCCGACCTGGTCCTGCTCGCGCGGGAGCTGCTGCGCGACCCGTACTGGCCTCGGCGCGCGGCCAAGGAGCTGGGGGCGCAGATCGCTCCGCCGCGGCAGTACGCCAGGGCGTTCTAG
- a CDS encoding Crp/Fnr family transcriptional regulator yields the protein MLPMPTMMTTEPGWPSNSLLGRLRDNTRQELLNIGTVVRYTADREVIEQDAKDTHVLLLLDGVVKVQTTDETGDTALLAIRVAGDLVGEMAALDQKPRSATVVTCGDVVAKLITSGELMTFLHRRNDVFVELIGMINDRLRWANQRRRDFLSHPAAERVARVLAELVQTYGREEAAGWTLGIPLTKVELASIAGMKPRTAEKAFSDLRKAGVVVSHLRRDVLVPDLENLRKFAGI from the coding sequence ATGCTGCCCATGCCGACCATGATGACAACGGAGCCAGGGTGGCCCAGCAACAGCCTGCTGGGTCGCCTCCGCGACAACACCCGACAAGAACTGCTGAACATCGGGACGGTCGTGCGCTACACGGCCGACCGGGAGGTCATCGAGCAGGACGCGAAGGACACTCACGTCCTCCTGCTGCTCGACGGCGTGGTGAAGGTGCAGACCACCGACGAGACGGGCGACACCGCGCTGCTCGCCATCCGGGTCGCGGGCGACCTGGTGGGCGAGATGGCGGCGCTCGACCAGAAGCCCCGCTCGGCCACCGTCGTGACGTGCGGTGACGTCGTCGCCAAGTTGATCACCAGCGGCGAGCTGATGACCTTCCTGCACCGGCGCAACGACGTGTTCGTGGAACTGATCGGGATGATCAACGACCGGCTGCGCTGGGCCAACCAGCGCCGCCGCGATTTCCTGTCCCACCCCGCCGCCGAACGGGTGGCCAGGGTGCTCGCGGAATTGGTGCAGACCTACGGCCGGGAGGAGGCCGCGGGCTGGACGCTCGGAATTCCGCTGACCAAGGTCGAACTCGCCTCCATCGCCGGGATGAAGCCCAGAACGGCGGAGAAGGCGTTCAGCGATCTGCGCAAAGCAGGGGTGGTCGTCAGCCACCTCCGACGTGATGTACTGGTGCCCGACCTGGAAAACCTGCGAAAATTCGCGGGCATCTGA
- a CDS encoding ATP-binding cassette domain-containing protein → MTPPEHRPLLEVRGVGKTYGSVVALRDVSTVVHAGEVTCVLGDNGAGKSTLIKVLSGVHRHDRGALLVEGEETRFSSPREALDRGIATVHQDLALVPLLSVWRNFVLGSEPTARFGPLRFLDRRAAREVTRTALADLGIDVRDVEQPVGTLSGGERQCVAIARAVHLGAKVLVLDEPTAALGVKQAGLVLRHVARARDRGLGVVLITHNPHHAYPVGDRFLLLRRGRVLGAHEKSEIGPDELARQMAGGSDELDELAHELRGGDG, encoded by the coding sequence ATGACACCGCCCGAGCACCGCCCGTTGCTGGAGGTCCGGGGCGTCGGCAAGACCTACGGGAGCGTCGTCGCGCTGCGGGACGTGTCCACCGTGGTCCACGCCGGCGAGGTCACGTGCGTGCTGGGCGACAACGGCGCGGGCAAGTCGACGCTGATCAAGGTCTTGTCCGGCGTGCACCGGCACGACCGCGGCGCGCTGCTGGTGGAGGGCGAGGAGACCCGGTTCTCCTCGCCGCGCGAGGCGCTGGACCGCGGCATCGCGACCGTCCACCAGGACCTGGCCCTCGTGCCGCTGCTGAGCGTGTGGCGCAACTTCGTCCTCGGCTCGGAGCCGACGGCGCGGTTCGGGCCGCTGCGGTTCCTCGACCGGCGCGCGGCCCGCGAGGTCACCCGGACCGCGCTGGCCGACCTGGGCATCGACGTCCGGGACGTGGAGCAGCCGGTGGGCACGCTGTCCGGTGGCGAGCGGCAGTGCGTGGCGATCGCGCGGGCCGTCCACCTCGGGGCGAAGGTGCTGGTGCTGGACGAGCCGACCGCCGCGCTGGGCGTGAAGCAGGCCGGGCTGGTGCTCAGGCACGTGGCGCGGGCCCGCGACCGGGGCCTGGGCGTCGTGCTGATCACCCACAACCCGCACCACGCGTACCCGGTGGGGGACCGGTTCCTGCTGCTCAGGCGCGGGCGGGTGCTGGGCGCGCACGAGAAGTCGGAGATCGGCCCCGACGAGCTGGCCAGGCAGATGGCGGGCGGTTCCGACGAGCTGGACGAGCTGGCGCACGAGCTGCGGGGCGGCGACGGGTGA
- a CDS encoding ABC transporter permease yields the protein MTARTTAPGTRAPDERTASAGPLDRLVRRPEVGALLGALLVFAFFSAVTERFLSPGGVATWLDDASTLGIVAVAVALLMVGGEFDLSAGVLTASTALVTAILSTRLGWHVWLALAASLVFALAVGALNGWLVVRTGLPSFIVTLGTFLALQGLNLGVTRLVTGTVQVSGMRSAAGYESAGFVFASTFPVGGTAFPVSVLWWVAVTVVAAVVLAHTRFGNRVFAVGGAAAAARAVGVPVRRTKVLLFTTTAGAAWLVGTIGILRFTSVQANQGVGLEFQYIVAAVIGGCLLTGGFGSAVGAALGALIFGMARQGIVYANWDSDWFQLFLGVLLLAAVLVNNALRRRAERTRR from the coding sequence CCGCGTCGGCCGGGCCGCTGGACCGGCTCGTCCGGCGGCCCGAGGTCGGCGCGCTGCTGGGCGCGCTGCTGGTGTTCGCGTTCTTCTCCGCGGTGACCGAGCGGTTCCTGAGCCCCGGCGGCGTGGCGACCTGGCTGGACGACGCCTCCACGCTCGGCATCGTGGCGGTGGCGGTGGCGCTGCTCATGGTCGGCGGCGAGTTCGACCTGTCGGCCGGCGTCCTGACGGCGTCCACCGCGCTGGTCACCGCCATCCTGTCGACGCGCCTGGGCTGGCACGTGTGGCTCGCGCTCGCCGCCTCGCTGGTGTTCGCGCTGGCGGTCGGCGCGCTGAACGGCTGGCTGGTGGTGCGGACCGGCCTGCCGAGCTTCATCGTCACGCTCGGCACGTTCCTCGCGCTCCAGGGCCTGAACCTGGGTGTCACCCGGTTGGTCACCGGCACCGTGCAGGTCTCCGGGATGCGGTCGGCGGCGGGCTACGAGTCGGCGGGGTTCGTGTTCGCGTCGACGTTCCCCGTCGGCGGCACGGCGTTCCCGGTGTCGGTCCTGTGGTGGGTGGCGGTCACGGTGGTCGCCGCGGTGGTCCTGGCGCACACCCGGTTCGGCAACCGGGTCTTCGCGGTCGGCGGCGCGGCGGCGGCGGCCCGCGCGGTCGGCGTGCCCGTGCGGCGCACGAAGGTCCTGCTGTTCACCACGACCGCGGGCGCGGCGTGGCTGGTCGGGACGATCGGCATCCTGCGGTTCACCAGCGTGCAGGCCAACCAGGGCGTCGGGCTGGAGTTCCAGTACATCGTCGCGGCGGTGATCGGCGGCTGCCTGCTCACCGGCGGGTTCGGTTCGGCGGTGGGCGCGGCGCTCGGCGCGCTGATCTTCGGCATGGCGCGGCAGGGCATCGTCTACGCCAACTGGGACAGCGACTGGTTCCAGCTGTTCCTCGGCGTGCTGCTGCTGGCGGCCGTGCTGGTCAACAACGCCCTGCGGCGGCGGGCGGAGAGGACGCGGCGATGA